One window of the Micropterus dolomieu isolate WLL.071019.BEF.003 ecotype Adirondacks linkage group LG08, ASM2129224v1, whole genome shotgun sequence genome contains the following:
- the LOC123975597 gene encoding BEN domain-containing protein 5-like isoform X2, translating to MIQRYFDEIETHQTRRHFSSLQLSNFENQISDLSTLCHCTFDTTSNQQPHFREGPTSADALSKPFGMIHIGKDMWLREEVWRKIHSTTKDSLFVKELAVAIWGTVELRGRSVSGKECPTKNTEAKPPLSHTSLESSKSTSVYG from the exons ATGATTCAAAGATACTTTGATG aaatcgagactcatcagaccaggcgacatttttccagtcttcaactgtccaattttg aAAACCA AATCAGTGACCTCTCAACACTGTGTCATTGCACCTTTGACACCACCAGCAATCAACAACCCCACTTCAGAGAGGGACCCACTTCAGCCGACGCCTTGTCCAAACCTTTTGGGATG ATCCACATTGGAAAAGACATGTGGCTGCGTGAGGAGGTGTGGAGAAAAATCCACTCTACAACAAAGGACTCACTCTTTGTAAAAGAGTTGGCTGTAGCCATCTGGGGTACGGTAGAGTTGAGGGGAAGAAGCGTGTCTGGGAAGGAATGCCCAACAAAAAATACCGAAGCAAAGCCTCCCTTATCACATACAAGCTTGGAATCCTCAAAG AGCACTTCAGTGTATGGTTGA
- the LOC123975597 gene encoding BEN domain-containing protein 5-like isoform X1 gives MIQRYFDGKFIQTLRSDVLIGDVCSAPADHKRREIETHQTRRHFSSLQLSNFENQISDLSTLCHCTFDTTSNQQPHFREGPTSADALSKPFGMIHIGKDMWLREEVWRKIHSTTKDSLFVKELAVAIWGTVELRGRSVSGKECPTKNTEAKPPLSHTSLESSKSTSVYG, from the exons ATGATTCAAAGATACTTTGATGGTAAATTCATCCAAACTTTGCGCTCTGATGTGCTCATTGGAGACGTGTGCTCTGCACCTGCCGATCACAAACGGAGGG aaatcgagactcatcagaccaggcgacatttttccagtcttcaactgtccaattttg aAAACCA AATCAGTGACCTCTCAACACTGTGTCATTGCACCTTTGACACCACCAGCAATCAACAACCCCACTTCAGAGAGGGACCCACTTCAGCCGACGCCTTGTCCAAACCTTTTGGGATG ATCCACATTGGAAAAGACATGTGGCTGCGTGAGGAGGTGTGGAGAAAAATCCACTCTACAACAAAGGACTCACTCTTTGTAAAAGAGTTGGCTGTAGCCATCTGGGGTACGGTAGAGTTGAGGGGAAGAAGCGTGTCTGGGAAGGAATGCCCAACAAAAAATACCGAAGCAAAGCCTCCCTTATCACATACAAGCTTGGAATCCTCAAAG AGCACTTCAGTGTATGGTTGA